In Anolis carolinensis isolate JA03-04 chromosome 4, rAnoCar3.1.pri, whole genome shotgun sequence, the genomic window GGTGGTGTTCCCATTTGTGCTGGTCATGTCCCCCAATATCAGTATTCATAGGGTGAGAAGTGAATGTAATGGCGTAAAAGCCTTATAAGCTTTGCCGTTAACATGATTGTATCAGCTGTGTCAGATTCATTCTGATGAAAGTTTATGGCTTGTTACAGTAGCTGGCTAACCATGGGAAAGAAATCTCAAGGAATAAAAGCATCTCATTTGGTGTAGGCACTATTTGCCTCTCTTATTTTGCTTGGCCATGTTTTAAGTTTATTGGCATTCTCATTTTTGGATCTCTTTCCCCAGTTTGCTGTATAACTAAATGTAGAGTGTTCTGTTGAGTTGAATACATTTTTACAGACCTGGAGTCTGAAGTAGCCTAAAGCAGCTAAATTTAAAATAGGAGCTGCAGAAACTATATTGGCAGaggattatttttttttcctgagagtTGACTCCTTGCTGGTGAACTACGTAGGAAATACTGGTTTCCAAAACATTTCTTACAGAAAACCCTCTGAAGTTCTTTTTGGGAATGGGGGTGGGGCAGGGAGGGTGGAATAAGATATTCTAAAGCAGTTGTGGATTTAATTGTAAAATATTGTTTGGAGTGTCAAAGTTGGTTTGACAACATATTTTGTTTAAGATTGTGCAATGAACATAAGAAAGACTACTGTATAGTTTTGGCAAAGAATGCTTTGCTTAAGGGTTGAGTAATTTTACTGAAGTAAATCTGTATAAGCCTACTCCCTTTGGGTAATCTAGTGCTTATCTGTTCAAAATTTGTATTTAGCTTTTGTTTGGaattggaaaaaagaaataaattagtTGAACCATGATGTGTACTGATTCTATATTTAAAATCTGAGCTTGCAGCATATTTTAACACAGTCTTGTAAAATATTCTGTgtatttcagttttattttactTAACTGTAAACAGTCTACACAAGTAAATAGTTTTTAAGAGTGCAAGTTAAGGTACTAGAGGTACGCACGGCTTTGTACCATATACATATTCAACTTGGGCAGTTTGATTGAAATATTTAAGATTACTGTTTAGAACTCACAATGATCTctttggtttcctcctttcttttcataTTCACATACTTAAATTAATTTACACCTTAATTTAACATCCGATAAAGCAACTAATGCACTTAGCAGGTTAATACAGTCTgggcatcctttatctggaattctaaaataTGCCAAAAATGGAGGCACGGACAAACATGCAATGCATGGATTGGGAAAAAAGTCCCAGAAGTTACAGTAAGCTAAAAGTTCTGGCAAGTTTCAAGCGCTTTGGGAACCCATTGTTGCCATAGGAGTGATTATTCTGGCATGCTGCAGGCCAAACATGGAGCTGTTAAaaagagctcatccatgctctccccgggttggattcgaactggcaaccttcaggtcatcaacccaaccttcaagtcatcagtccttccagcacaagggtttaatccacttcaccactgggggctcccagtaAAGTAAATGAAAATACTAGAGAAGAAGTCAAGTCTTCATTAATGCAAAATATTCTTCAGGAGTTAAAGTGTTATGGACACAGGAAGACACTTCATAAAGCATCACAGAAGAACCAGACACTCCTGACAGTGCAACACAAAacataggcagtccctgagttatgaaCATCAGAGTTACGAATGTGTCCTGGTTGGGAAATATAGCAAGGGGGGAGGGAGTATGTTGACTATCAAGTGATTTTGTTGGCCAGCAGGTAAACCAGGACTTCTGCCCAGCCGGCTGCATCTGTGAGTTGATAGTGGGAATGAAGAGAAAGAACGCATTGGTGACCACTAGGAGATTACAGTCCTCCCCCTCATCATTCTGGGCACAGAGTTGGAAaagtaaatgaaaaagaaaaagaagaaatcgaATCTACGTTCAGGCAAAGTATTATTCAAGAGGAATCAGTACTATGGACACAGGAAGACAGTTCACAGAGCATCAAACAGCCAGATGTTTCAGACTCCACAATGCAAAATATATTAGAAAACCCAATTTTTTTTCGTGTGAAGAgcaattgcaagtcgcttctggtgtgagagacttggccatctgcaaggacgttgcccaggggacgccctgatgttttaccatccttatgggagggttagctcatgtccccgcatggagagctggaactgacagagagcTCAccagctctccccggattcaaaccgctaacCTGTCTgccagcagtcttgctggcagaagggtttaacctattgtgccactgggggctccatagaaaattaaataaaaggaCTATAGAGGAAACAGTCTTCATTAATGTAAAATATTCTTCAGGTATTAAAAGACCCATAGGCTGCCAGACCCGAAGGAGCCACTAAAGCCCATCATAATTTGTGTGGCTGTCACTAGTTTATTCCTTGTGTGTGTGCAGATACATCTTACTTTtagggagagaaaaaaacaggacTCACATGGAACAAACAAGAATAAAATCATAGGACCTGAGGAAAAATAGGGACTACAGCCAAGAGTCAGACACATGAACTGGTTGATCACTAACACCAAGAAGTGTTGCATGATGtctggggggtgggggtgaaaTGCATATATTCATAGAAATGTCAATGCCAAGAAACAAGTATTCAAATTGTATCTGTTCAACAGAAGCCcctgaaagcccccccccccccccaaaaaaaaaagtaaaataaaggcAACAGACAAAAACTTTATTCGGACAGGCTTTTAGAAGTGAAAAGGAGCTGTAAGTGTTCTGCTCTGTTGTTTTGATTggattgtttattgtttttaaactcTTAGAGGGTGTGCTTTTAATATGGTTCTTCgtttaattcagttttaatgtGACTTTTAGTATGCTTTTAATTGTAATCTTTTAAATATGTAAGCTGATTTGAGTCCCAATTTTTGGGAAAAAGCAGACTATAAACAAATACGATGATAATAAATATGACTGCTTTACAAGGTACTATGAATCACTGAAACCTTCTCAAGAACAGCACCATATCGATCATTGCTCCGAAATATCCATTATTTATGGTGCTCAAATTTTGGAAGACTTTCACTAAATCTTAGTGGACTAAAACTGATGGACAATGATGTTAGTGATTGTATTAAGAAATGTGAATTCCAGCAAAAGAGATGTGGGTGTTATTTGAAGTCAACTTTGAAGAGGGACTAGAACAAGGTTAAGGAAATTTTACAATACCAAATTTTCATAACAGACAGCAAGTTCTCAAGACGTGAATCATTTTTTAACAAAAGACCCACAGGATAGATTCAATATTTTGGAAATAACTGTGAAATTCCAATATCTATTACCTCTGCGCACTTCAACATGAATGAGTATGAATCAATAACTTAACAGATAATGAATGAAATAATTATGTGATGTTTAACAGATGTGACATTCATTCAATACTGGATTCAAAGTACTCAAAACAGATCATATGGTTCCAATAATGTCTTCTGAATAGAGCAATAGGGAAGTCACCTTGGATTCCTGCAACCATCCCAGTTTGGATTTAAGGTAAAAATAAAGTCAATTTTCCAAAGGGAAAATGATCCAGCAGAAATCccccaaaaatattttcttccaCATTCTTGTTTATGTGATGGTTTTGTGTGGTTTTTGCAATTGTGGTTGAAACCCTTTGTTTTTACTGGTGGCTTATCTACCCTAGTAAGTTATTAACATTGAATGTATGCTTTGGTGATTTCTGTGTATGCTTCTCTCCAACTGGGTAGAAATCTGGCTAATATTGACTACACCACACTGCTATTCCCTCTCCGCCATGAGGACAAATGATTGcctgcatttatattccactcacCGGGAGACGCGATATGAAGACAGTTCATAACCAAAGATGCATAAAGAAGAGGAAATCTGAATTTAGGCCACCAACttactgtagatcagtggttctcaacctatggatccccaggtgttttggcctacaactcccagaaatcccagccaatttaccagctgttaggattcccgggagttgaaggccaaaacatctgtggacccacaggttgggacccACTGCTGTAGATGAACAGTAAAGAAGATTGATATAGTGAACATTGATCTTTTGCACTTTAGTACTGTTCTAAAGTTGCTTTGTTCTGCTTTCTCAAAACTCCAAGCTTTTTCCccagatatttaattttattaatataacagttcaccataacattcaaacaacacCACACGTATTACAGACCATACAGGCACCCAAAACCCcaatcccacacaaaataaaacctctttCCCAGACccatgcacccttcaccatgacttccgataactgaagcactatgaagcctttaagccaatttatctacctgtcaggaccctggctgcagagcaccaaaaaccttacacagaggccagtctctatctaatatctttattaaagaaatatataaaatcaataaaaacaagtgaagaatatagttcagaagcagacctttcagataaggtcaaatatagtccagaaatgtattgtccaatataagatattagagttcaaagttttaatccacttgaccgaaacacacactttgccaagcaatagtgtggggaaataacagagtctttaaagtccaatgaagcttgacaacaaggctggaaataaacttgattcttgactagatccgtgactggaggcaagacgaacatgaagcatgaaacagagtccgtggtaaaaccgtgagacaaggcaaggcttgaagcttgatccgggaagcaaggaactgggattacgaagtccacacacgatctctctcctcaagctgatcaattgactccgcaaagaatccctcgcgccaaacacctatattgggtctcgttttcccgccaacagaactctttccctagagaaacccaactctgtccagatgcatgactccttagaatttcccaagggaagcagacctaatcagccatttgtttggcagcgattctcaggcttctccgattagcctccctgactcccctatctttagaataattttccctcctggaaaacgggggggagttctgcccaaggcctgtttggctgaattcttgagggcaaacatcaacatcctgcaggtgaagagactccggctcttgctgaaccggcgaaaatcccatgttttcctcttcgtctgccacaatagtactaggaacaggactacaaggcccatgagtcatcacactacccTTGTCCATTGCCtaatcctaaattcctaatggcaCTCCTCTATGTCACTGACACTCCACTCAGATATGCCATGGCCaacttccacttttccagaaagtcctcattacttttgttcctcctattTTGGttagtttggccattagcatatattcctgcATTCTCTCCCTCCAATCGTTTTTAGTTAAACTTTTTTCCCCATTCCGGTCTTTGGCCATGGTTAATCTTGCCATGGCAAAGCTATATTGGTGTATTTTTGGTCCTTTTGAtcattgttttctctatgtaaaccagtggttcccaaacttatttggcctactgccccctttccagaaaaatattactcaacaccccctggaaagggtgggcgtggcttagagggtgggcgtggctcctgctcaagagggcagggctgagcctttcccctagtccaagatgcagggctgcgaggggaggtgggcagggccacaaatgggcagccaggactgggatggacggaattacaagctctgaggcagggctgagcttctatccctgtcctgcagcacctgccaggacacagggggcgtggCTAGAGGAGGGGCCGGAGCCtattcccaagtgcctgacggggctgaacctctataccccacccctgtgttctaacaagcgcttcaggggaggtatatagaggctcagccctgtctcctgcTCTTGGCAAGAGGCCCCACCCTTgcccctagcccccccccccccctttagtcctaaaaggcctctcaggaaaggtatacaggctcagccctgtcttgggctctagCTCTGCCATCTGTGTCCCAACacgtgcctcaggagaggtatagattctcagcccacTCAGCCATGCCCACTCTTCTAGCTCCGCCTCCTGtttcctaacaggcacctcagggacttagccctgtctccagcacttgggaagaggccccgtgcCCCGGCCCCacaccaaatgcacctgtggctatcaccgcccccctgcatcgctgcagcacccaccagggggcagtagcactcactttgggaatcactgatgtaaaCCTAACAAACACAACCCTATGCttttttaatcttattatgtagcattttatttgtctccTTAAGTTTCCTtatcccaaaatgcctgtatggtctcACAGGTCCACCAAATATGGAGGAATGTCTccttctgtttcctacacctccagcaaatacttTGTTGCGATTTATCTATCTTTCCCAATGTTGCTGGGTCAAAGCTCCAAGCCTTTAATTGGACACTCCCTTTGTCCAATCAGGATCCTAGGTATTTGGTATGCCTTCCTTGGGCTATCAATCTTCCAGTTGCTTTGTTTGTTAAATCCACGGTGGTAAAGGCCAGCCTTTTTCCTTGCTTGAGGATCTCAGCAGTGATCAGGATTTCATCTCCAATCTTAGCTGCCGACACATAGCTTGAAGGTGATAAGAAAGAAAGGGGGATAAGATTTTTTTCCATTGTCCATGGTTTCTCATTTCATTTTAACCTACCAACCCTGAGGTAGGGAAGGCTGAGACAATTAATGGTCCAAAATAATGCAGCAAAATCCACAGCTGATGTTGCATATAAAGCTGACATAGAGTTGCATGGTGTAGTTGTGAATAAAGCAAAGATGGGAGACATGTGGCCCTTCACATGTTGGCCTCCAACTCTCACTTAGCCGAATGAGAACTCTCAATGCTAAGAGACCATGGAAGTTGTAGCATACATTGCTCATTCCTGGCATAAAGCATTGGAAAAACAGGAGTTCAAAGTCCCATTTGGACCATAAGGCTCACTGGATGACCCTGCCCCAGTCATACATAACCTACTTCATGGGGATACTGGAAGGCTAATGCAGGATAAAAGGACCATCTATGTGTACCAGAACTTCTTGGAATTaattcaaaataaaacaaggtTCAAACATTCAAAATGCTACTCAGGCTTCCTAACAGGTTAAAGTGGTTGGTATGAAGATTTCTAGTTCTAATCCCAGACTCCAAGACTATATGTAGCAGTCTTGGGAAAATGTGGGGGTCTCTATCTCAACAGTACAGTATGTGCTTTGCATGTTGAATTTCTGGTGTCTCTTTATCAAAGATTTGAGAAGCCATTACCAGTCAATATAGACACCTAGATGGACCAAAAGTCTCCTCACTGAGTGCACAGCAGGTGCCTGTATCCCCAGGTAACATCAGCACACATGCCCAGATTCCAGCTTCTGCTTTCTACATACGTACAAACTAAGATGACAAATTGTGATggtaaacaaaacagaaataaggGCTGCACTACATATGAGGGCTCTAAATCTTCAGAAAATGTGGTCTCTGGTCCCATTTTTGTAGCTCTCAAAGAAAGCCCCGACACACTTCACAGATCACACTATTCCAtttcttccagattttttttgttaagcAGTATGGCAGAGTTGTCTGTATACTTTCTCCAAATGTGAGATTCCATCTTTTCCCCTCCGTAACCCACAAAACACTTTTTGAATCCAAAAGTGAACACTGTGGGTTTAGTTTCAGGACACATCCTCCCAACCCCTCCCATGGATATTAAAAttggtggatgctcaagtcccattatacaatGCCATAGAAAACggagtcccttatataaaaatggcaaaatgaggggttgttttttttcccaATGGGTGAGGAAGAAGAGCTTTCAAGCTATGAATTGTTGAATACATAGGAGCAAcaactgtggatacagagggtcaaCTGTATTTTGTAGAGTTTCTTTTGATTGGGAATCATGAGAAAACCTTCCAAACCACTGACATAAGTGACTGTTAGCATATCCTTTCTGCCAAAAATGTCCCACTCGACAATTTGCCTGGCAGAAAGCCAGAAGTAACATTAATTCCAAAGGACCACCAAGAGACTAGTGTAACCCCTGGGGAAGAAGGCTGTCCTGTACTCCCTAAAAGCTGCCCATCCTGGCACAAAGGAAGTCTTTCCATATGCGTTGAAGCATGAAGTGCCAcaacctagggtgcatctatatactgtataactaatgcagtttgacaacattttCACCACTGtgccattacactatgtaacacaatttttattcctgggttataaatgtcatttcctaattggttctatcataaaaacatggaaaaggtttattaaacttcaaacactttgtttttgtgggacatcttcTGCAGCATGTATTGttgtagtttttcagtgaatatctgagTCTAAACTAATGCAATATAGTTTATGGCTgctacaaaaacaaagcttctggAGTATAGTTTCAAAGTAggaaccacacaattaaataggaataacactctcaaaccaggaacataatgtaatgctatggaatcataagacaTGAAGTTTTGCaaattctttagccttctctgccaaacattgCTGCTGTCTCACCAAGATGACAACTCCCACGACCTTCTAGCATTGAGACAATGCAGTTAAAAATGGCGtccaactgctttaattctatagtTTAAATACATCCCCTAGACTCTACATATACATGGGAACAAAAATGGCACAACCCCATATCTTTGATACCTACGTAATATTCATGTCCACACTGACTCCAGGTGCTCCTCGTTCACTGTGCAGCAAAGCAGCTGTCGACACGACATCAATGAGTGTTGCCGTCAGCCCTCCATGCAGAGTTCCTCCCCGGTTTGTGTGCTCTTCTGCTACCTCCATTCCACAGACTACTTTTCCAGAGTCAGCAGAAAGAACTGTCATCTgggaacaggggggggggggagaaaaccaACTCTGTTAAGTTCCAGTAAACTTTTTACATACCATGAAACTGAAATATAATGCTTTCTTGTTTTTCACAGTCACATAGGGCTTTTTAGGACAACATTCAGAATATTGCcttgaggattctgggaattatagtcccaGAATGTTGGCAAGTAagttttgccaaattttgtatatGACATTAGTGCAAATACAAATAGGTAATTCTTTACAAACTAGGTACTCTGCCTGTCATCAGGCCCCTAGGAAAATAACAAggagaaaaagtgggaaaacaaTCCCCCAAAGCTGAATATGGTGGGTATTGAGAGGAACTGCTCTGGACATTTTGGAATTGCAGGTACtaagatgtatagttcacctgcaatcaatgagtacTTTGAACTCCACCAAATACGGaatttgaccaaacttggcacatagagcctccATGacccagcaaaaaatactggacgtCTTTGgtgggaattcaccttgatttgagggagttttagttcacttacatccaaaaagcactgtgaatccaaacaccgatagatctggacccaacttgcacacatacctgatatgccgaaatttgattactgggggggggggggggggttagtgatctgtaattggctaagtgaacgaacccaaaagatgctcaccaatgcatttttttcatcctggaaagaagtgataagTGGAGTGCcccagggttccgtcctgggcccggtactgttcaacatctttattaacgacttagacgaaggattagaaggcacgatcatcaagtttgcagacaccaaactaggagggatagctaatactccagaagacaggagcagaattcaaaacgatcttaaaagACTAGAGATGGgcggaaactaacaaaatgaagttcaacagggacatttttcacttcggcagaaaaattgaaatgcaaagatacaaaatgggggacgccaggctcaacagcagtatgtgtgaaaaagatcttggagtcctcgtggacaacaagttaaacatgagccaacaatgtgatgcggctgctaaaaaagccaacaggattttagcctgcatcaataggggtatagcgtctagatccagggaagtcatgctccccttctattctgccttggtcagaccacacctggaatactgtgtccagttctgggcaccgcagttgaaggaagatgttgacaagctggaaagcgtccagtggagggcgactaaaatgattaagggtctggagaacaaaccctatgaggaatcgcttaaagagctgggcatgtttagcctgcagaagagaaggctgagaggagacatgataactagccatgtataaatatgtgaggggaagtcatagggaggagagatcaagcttgttttctgctgccctggagactaggacacagaacaatggctttaaactacaggaaaagagattccatctgaacatgaggaagaacttcctcattgtgagaactgtttggcagtggaactctctgccctggagtatggtggaagctccttttttggaggcttttaagcagaggctggatggccatctgtagggggtgctttgaatgcaatttcctgcttcttggcaggggaggggattggactggatggcccatgaggtctcttccaactctacgattctatgattctagaatgctgtcgtgtctgggcatggccccatgtaagccgccctgagtccctccggggagatggggcgggatataagaataaaattattattattattattataggaggaactgacctttctttctgggagttgtagttcacccacaaccagggaaactgtgacctccaccgatgacggacctggaccatacttggcacacagaaccccatgaccaaccCAAACTACCGAGGGGTTTGAGAGAACTGACAcatcatagtgggagttgtagtttaccctatagccagagagcacactaaaCCCCACCCATGATGTATCCTGAGCAAACTTGccaaacataacaaactttaagtacagaTGGTGTTTCTCggtgttaacctggcatgatgtcagttgtagttcacccacgacCTTAGGCATTTTGTACAGCTAAAaaatgttgctgttttttttttttcaaataacccaggcaatgacGGGTATTCAAGCtggtctgggataaacagaaaacctgggatcagatcctgggatatagggcctgtttggaaaggccctctaaagcagtggttctaaacctgtgagtccccaggtattttggcctacaactcccagaaatcccagccaggttaccagctgttaggatttctaggagtttgaggccaaaacatctggggaccctcagattgagaaccactgctctaaagcgtAAGCAGCCAATGCTTTTCACGGCTCAATTGGGGAAAATACTCACTTTGCTGTCCTGACCAAGGtcaccctcacaacctctgaggatgcctgccacagatgcaggcgaaacgtcaggagagaatgcttcaggaacatgggcatacagcctggaaaactcacagctactcaGATTTCATCTCGGTGTTTTGTCAGAAAAGGCAAAGATCTCACCTCAGCATTCCCTCAagctctctctcttacacacacacacacacacaatatggcTACCTTGTTTAGCACTCGATCAAAACCCGACGCCTCCGTGACGGCCTTGACGACTTCGCGAAGGGACTGGAGCGTGAGGCGGGTCATGGTAGTGAAGAGGCCCGGGAGAAAACCGTAGCTACGACTCCCGGAGAAGCAAGCGGGCCCGCGCTGACAATCCGCATGCGCAATGGGGCCCTACCCTCCCAGAAGCCACGCCCAGTGACGGGGCGTGGCTTCTGGGAGGGTAGGGCCCCATTGCGCATGCGGGCTGTCAGCGCGGGCCCGCTTGCTTCTCTTGGAGCTTGGACCCCAGTGCTACTTGGCAGAGAATGACTGGGACATGCAAGTAAATGAAAAGCTGTTGACCCATgctaattgtgttgtcgaaggcttttatggccggaatcactgggttgctgtgagttttccgggctgtatgaccatgttccagaagccttctcgcctgacgtttcgcctacatcctcagaggttgtgaggtttgtctGAAACTAGgcagtttatatatccgtggaaagtccaaagtgggagaaagaattcttgtctgtttgaggcaagtgtgaatgttgcaattggtcagcttgattagcattgaatagtcatccaacaaaggattcccccaggcaggaaacagccaggctttgaagctgccaggctattcactgctaatcaaggtggccaactgcaacattcacacttgcctcaaacagacaagagttctttctcccaccctggactttccacagatatataaactccacagatttatatcaatatatattggaaaaactaaacaGTGAaggtttgtacagtagagtctcacttatccaacataaacgggccggcagaatgttggataagtgaatatgttggataataaggagagattaagaaaaagcctattaaacattaaaataggttatgattttacaaattaagcaccaaaacatcatgttatacaacaaatttgacagaaaaagtagttcaatacacattaatgctatgtagtaattactgtatttacgaatttagcaccaaaatatcatga contains:
- the acot13 gene encoding acyl-coenzyme A thioesterase 13; its protein translation is MTRLTLQSLREVVKAVTEASGFDRVLNKMTVLSADSGKVVCGMEVAEEHTNRGGTLHGGLTATLIDVVSTAALLHSERGAPGVSVDMNITYVSAAKIGDEILITAEILKQGKRLAFTTVDLTNKATGRLIAQGRHTKYLGS